Proteins from a genomic interval of Oncorhynchus nerka isolate Pitt River linkage group LG13, Oner_Uvic_2.0, whole genome shotgun sequence:
- the LOC115139805 gene encoding annexin A1-like translates to MSFIADFFKQIFYLGLPGDSTLPSQGTVTPDPDFNVDRDVLILDKAIKAKGVDENTIIDVLVRRSNAQRQQIKATYEKAKGKPLETALKSALKGDLEDVVLALLKTPAQYDAQQLKQAMNGLDTDEDTLVEILASRTNTEIRELKKVYKGENKKELEDDIKSDTSADFRNALLSLCKATRNEDTMVNQELADSDARALYEAGEKRKGTDCSVFIDILTSRSAPQLRQTFERYSKYSKVDVAKAIDLELKGDIENCLTAVVKCAGSKPVFFAEKLNLAMKGKGTRTNILTRVMVSRSEVDLAQIKQEYKKTFGKTLSQEILDDTKGDYEKILLALCGSDN, encoded by the exons ATGTCCTTCATCGCAGACTTCTTCAAGCAGATCTTCTATCTGGGCCTGCCCGGTGACTCG aCCTTACCCAGTCAGGGGACTGTGACTCCTGACCCAGATTTCAATGTCGATAGGGATGTACTCATCTTGGATAAGGCCATCAAGGCCAAGG GTGTGGATGAGAACACCATCATTGATGTGCTGGTGAGGAGGAGCAACGCCCAGAGACAGCAGATCAAAGCTACCTATGAGAAGGCTAAAGGCAAG ccTCTGGAGACTGCCCTGAAGTCGGCCCTAAAGGGAGACCTGGAGGATGTGGTTCTGGCTCTGCTCAAGACCCCAGCCCAATATGACGCCCAACAGCTCAAACAGGCCATGAAT GGATTGGACACAGATGAGGATACTCTGGTTGAGATTCTGGCCTCCAGGACCAATACGGAGATCAGAGAGTTAAAGAAAGTCTATAAGGGAG AAAACAAAAAGGAGCTAGAGGATGACATCAAATCTGACACAAGCGCAGACTTCAGGAATGCTCTGCTCTCACTCTGCAAG gctactaggAATGAGGACACCATGGTGAACCAGGAACTTGCTGACAGTGATGCCAGG GCCCTGTATGAggctggagagaagaggaagggaacAGACTGCTCTGTCTTCATTGACATTCTGACCTCCAGAAGTGCTCCTCAGCTCCGCCAAA cgttTGAGAGGTACTCCAAGTACAGTAAGGTGGATGTGGCAAAGGCTATTGACCTGGAACTGAAGGGAGACATTGAGAACTGTCTGACTGCCGTAG TGAAGTGTGCTGGAAGCAAGCCGGTTTTCTTTGCTGAGAAGCTAAACTTGGCAATGAAG GGTAAAGGAACCAGGACCAATATTCTGACCCGGGTCATGGTGAGCAGGTCTGAAGTCGACCTGGCCCAGATTAAACAGGAGTACAAGAAGACGTTTGGGAAAACCCTCTCCCAGGAAATTCTG GATGACACCAAGGGAGACTATGAGAAGATCCTACTAGCCCTGTGTGGAAGTGACAACTAA